In the Peptostreptococcaceae bacterium genome, one interval contains:
- a CDS encoding small basic family protein, translating into MIVALVGIIVGLGIGFYLPVTFPAQYSLYLSISIIAAFDSIFGAVRANLENKFDTLIFTTGFFGNAFLAGMLAYIGDQLGVPLYYAAIVAFGVRLFENFAFIRRYFISKLRE; encoded by the coding sequence ATGATTGTTGCTTTGGTTGGAATAATAGTCGGATTAGGAATTGGTTTTTATTTACCTGTAACATTTCCGGCTCAATACTCACTGTATCTTTCGATTTCCATAATAGCTGCTTTTGATTCTATATTTGGAGCTGTACGCGCAAACCTGGAAAATAAATTTGATACGCTTATTTTCACAACGGGGTTTTTCGGGAATGCCTTTCTTGCAGGTATGCTGGCGTATATTGGGGATCAATTGGGTGTTCCCCTGTATTATGCGGCGATTGTAGCTTTTGGTGTCAGGCTATTTGAAAATTTTGCCTTTATCAGGAGGTACTTCATATCAAAATTAAGAGAATGA
- a CDS encoding DUF881 domain-containing protein, with protein sequence MKRWLMKMSNKFYIFIMACIVGLFTALLLSNASSEYKIIPFKLINDYKRVIEIEQVEIKSLGNLLVETKEKIKNIKDEQAKGNVQSLLEQEADEYKAVAGLLGLEGPGVLVLLSDGERELIEGEDPNNLLVHDIDVLNIVNDLKIAGAEAISLNGQRIISVSEINCAGPTIKINDQVYSQPYIIKAIGNSDYLQAAIKAPGTYGNLLKQVGLFVEANTSVSIGIPSYEEPLDYNYMKVVERNDKP encoded by the coding sequence ATGAAACGGTGGCTTATGAAAATGAGCAACAAATTTTATATCTTTATTATGGCATGCATAGTAGGGTTGTTTACGGCTCTTTTGTTGAGCAATGCATCAAGCGAGTATAAGATAATACCTTTCAAGCTAATAAACGATTACAAAAGAGTGATTGAAATAGAGCAAGTGGAGATAAAATCCTTAGGAAACCTTCTAGTAGAAACAAAAGAGAAAATTAAGAATATCAAGGATGAGCAGGCCAAAGGAAATGTTCAATCATTGCTAGAGCAAGAAGCAGATGAATATAAGGCTGTTGCAGGGTTATTGGGGCTTGAGGGGCCAGGTGTGCTCGTGCTGCTTAGTGACGGAGAAAGGGAACTGATTGAAGGAGAGGATCCAAACAATTTGCTTGTCCATGACATAGATGTATTGAACATAGTAAATGATTTGAAAATTGCTGGAGCGGAAGCAATTTCGCTTAACGGACAAAGAATAATTTCCGTAAGTGAAATCAATTGCGCCGGTCCAACAATAAAGATAAATGACCAGGTTTATTCGCAGCCCTATATTATTAAGGCGATTGGCAATTCCGATTATCTGCAGGCTGCAATAAAGGCACCGGGGACCTATGGAAATCTATTAAAGCAGGTAGGTCTTTTCGTAGAAGCAAATACTAGTGTAAGTATAGGTATACCATCTTATGAAGAGCCGTTGGATTACAATTATATGAAAGTAGTTGAAAGGAATGATAAACCATGA
- a CDS encoding DUF881 domain-containing protein, which translates to MKRFDVKTKITIGFISIVLGMVFSIQYKAVNSSYLEGLFPSQRAIQLENELSNTIAEKETLQEQLEYYESELRTIKESESKESAVIKSLNDDILKFRVVAGLEDVEGEGIQVIIEDPLENIEYSRENGSVIMYNYDLILSMLNILNAAGAEAVSVNNQRIIAMTEIHLAGNNLNINNVPTAPPFAIKAIGNSDTLEASLNIRYGIVWEMRENYKLQVGIKKFENIVIEKYKDVIKFRYAEPVE; encoded by the coding sequence ATGAAAAGATTTGACGTAAAAACAAAAATAACAATAGGCTTTATAAGCATTGTGCTTGGCATGGTTTTTTCAATTCAATACAAAGCAGTAAACAGCAGTTATCTAGAAGGTCTTTTCCCAAGCCAAAGGGCTATACAGCTTGAGAATGAATTGAGCAATACAATAGCTGAAAAAGAAACATTGCAGGAACAGCTTGAATACTACGAATCTGAACTGCGAACCATCAAAGAATCTGAATCAAAAGAAAGCGCTGTAATAAAGAGCCTGAATGACGACATATTGAAGTTTAGGGTTGTTGCCGGACTTGAAGATGTAGAGGGAGAAGGTATACAAGTTATAATTGAAGATCCGTTGGAGAATATTGAATACTCCAGAGAGAACGGGAGTGTAATTATGTACAATTACGATTTGATTCTCTCTATGCTCAATATACTCAATGCTGCAGGTGCTGAAGCTGTGTCGGTTAATAACCAAAGAATAATAGCAATGACCGAAATACATCTTGCCGGAAACAATTTGAATATAAACAATGTGCCTACAGCTCCGCCTTTTGCGATAAAGGCAATAGGAAATTCTGACACGCTTGAGGCTTCGTTGAATATAAGATATGGAATCGTGTGGGAAATGCGCGAAAATTATAAGTTGCAAGTGGGCATAAAGAAATTTGAAAACATAGTGATTGAAAAATACAAGGATGTAATAAAATTCAGATATGCCGAGCCGGTGGAATGA
- a CDS encoding FtsQ-type POTRA domain-containing protein: protein MKRKNTFKIAIAIAVFIVAIYTIVFMTNIFIVENCSIMPKIATVYDDALSESILGQNIFILNAEEVMTMLEENPEVKSVTLRRHFPDSIEIDVILREKIIQVEYMNGTIGIAADGYVMDYEPFPEEGLSGDYLRVKGFEFERFARNSVIVTDKYEVLENIIMLAKFLKNDIEEKTDFVFIEDNHLILQIQKDFLVDFGLLDDPIEDKLEKMKLILQDLSSKNINRGIINMRYEKNPVYYPIY from the coding sequence GTGAAGCGCAAAAATACCTTTAAGATAGCAATTGCAATTGCGGTTTTTATTGTCGCGATTTATACAATAGTTTTCATGACGAATATATTTATCGTAGAGAACTGCAGCATTATGCCCAAAATAGCAACCGTTTATGACGATGCATTGTCGGAATCAATATTGGGGCAAAATATTTTTATTTTGAATGCAGAAGAAGTCATGACGATGCTCGAAGAAAACCCGGAGGTAAAGTCAGTAACATTAAGACGCCATTTTCCTGATTCAATAGAGATAGATGTAATTTTGAGAGAAAAAATTATTCAAGTAGAATATATGAATGGAACTATAGGGATAGCAGCAGATGGCTATGTAATGGATTATGAGCCATTCCCAGAAGAAGGGTTAAGCGGTGATTACCTTAGGGTAAAGGGTTTTGAATTTGAAAGATTCGCAAGGAATTCGGTCATAGTGACCGATAAATACGAGGTTCTTGAAAATATTATAATGCTTGCGAAATTTCTCAAGAATGATATTGAAGAAAAAACCGATTTTGTATTTATTGAGGATAATCATTTGATTTTGCAGATACAAAAGGACTTTTTGGTGGATTTCGGGCTTCTTGACGATCCAATTGAAGACAAATTGGAAAAAATGAAATTAATTTTGCAAGATTTAAGTAGCAAGAATATCAATAGAGGTATAATCAACATGAGATATGAAAAAAACCCGGTTTATTATCCGATTTACTAG